A single Brassica rapa cultivar Chiifu-401-42 chromosome A04, CAAS_Brap_v3.01, whole genome shotgun sequence DNA region contains:
- the LOC103865466 gene encoding uncharacterized protein LOC103865466 isoform X1, giving the protein MSNYVRTTRGSEQRRLQCLQDIQKLQEEIKLLQISNEKLNGVVLDDMSFTELASLGSMLDEGFRIVDEQLDNAHEEITTKRLFEYDLMGGDWTQRIEKEDLAYQSLLAGRRVALRNKAREFRLSPPETQPWRSDDPERLKMDIDSLEMEKERLRLFNQRMLGKELDGMSYSELFVFSFEISGAIMKVVSMKKIKRDEEMGKTKRPRPPVNKEAISPGQI; this is encoded by the exons atgtctAATTACGTCAG AACTACACGCGGCTCGGAACAACGAAGGCTCCAGTGTCTACAAGACATCCAAAAATTG CAAGAGGAGATCAAGTTGTTACAGATTTCAAACGA gaAACTGAATGGTGTCGTTCTCGACGATATGAGCTTCACCGAGCTGGCTTCACTTGGAAGTATGTTGGATGAGGGCTTCCGCATTGTGGACGAACAACTAGACAAT GCACACGAGGAAATAACAACCAAGCGG CTTTTTGAGTACGATCTTATGGGGGGAGACTGGACTCAAAGAATAGAGAAAGAAGATTTGGCCTACCAATCCCTTCTAGCGGGGAGAAGAGTAGCTCTGAGGAACAAGGCTAGAGAATTCCGCCTCAG CCCTCCAGAAACCCAACCTTGGCGTAGCGATGACCCTGAAAGACTG AAGATGGACATCGACTCTCTGGAGATGGAGAAAGAGAGACTACGTCTTTTCAACCA GAGAATGCTTGGTAAAGAGCTTGACGGTATGAGCTACTCCGAGCTGTTCGTGTTTAGCTTTGAGATATCAGGTGCTATCATGAAAGTTGTGTCGATGAAGAAGATAAAACGTGACGAAGAGATGGGGAAGACAAAACGTCCAAGGCCGCCGGTCAACAAG GAGGCTATCTCCCCGGGACAGATATGA
- the LOC103865466 gene encoding uncharacterized protein LOC103865466 isoform X2: MPRTTRGSEQRRLQCLQDIQKLQEEIKLLQISNEKLNGVVLDDMSFTELASLGSMLDEGFRIVDEQLDNAHEEITTKRLFEYDLMGGDWTQRIEKEDLAYQSLLAGRRVALRNKAREFRLSPPETQPWRSDDPERLKMDIDSLEMEKERLRLFNQRMLGKELDGMSYSELFVFSFEISGAIMKVVSMKKIKRDEEMGKTKRPRPPVNKEAISPGQI, from the exons ATGCCTAG AACTACACGCGGCTCGGAACAACGAAGGCTCCAGTGTCTACAAGACATCCAAAAATTG CAAGAGGAGATCAAGTTGTTACAGATTTCAAACGA gaAACTGAATGGTGTCGTTCTCGACGATATGAGCTTCACCGAGCTGGCTTCACTTGGAAGTATGTTGGATGAGGGCTTCCGCATTGTGGACGAACAACTAGACAAT GCACACGAGGAAATAACAACCAAGCGG CTTTTTGAGTACGATCTTATGGGGGGAGACTGGACTCAAAGAATAGAGAAAGAAGATTTGGCCTACCAATCCCTTCTAGCGGGGAGAAGAGTAGCTCTGAGGAACAAGGCTAGAGAATTCCGCCTCAG CCCTCCAGAAACCCAACCTTGGCGTAGCGATGACCCTGAAAGACTG AAGATGGACATCGACTCTCTGGAGATGGAGAAAGAGAGACTACGTCTTTTCAACCA GAGAATGCTTGGTAAAGAGCTTGACGGTATGAGCTACTCCGAGCTGTTCGTGTTTAGCTTTGAGATATCAGGTGCTATCATGAAAGTTGTGTCGATGAAGAAGATAAAACGTGACGAAGAGATGGGGAAGACAAAACGTCCAAGGCCGCCGGTCAACAAG GAGGCTATCTCCCCGGGACAGATATGA
- the LOC103865468 gene encoding monooxygenase 2 isoform X2 has product MVVKNGDGKELRSFTFKDEDQSQEVRAVERRVLLETLANQLPPETIKFSSKLKTIQSNANGDTQLELEDGSKLLAKIVIGCDGIRSKVATWMGFSEPRYVGHCAFRGLGFYPEGQPFQNKVNYIYGRGIRAGYVPVSPTKVYWFICFNSPSLGPKITDPAILKREAKELVSTWPKDLQDLIDLTPDETISRTPLVDRWLWPGVAPTASKGRVVLVGDAWHPMTPNLGQGACCALEDSVVLANKLAGAIKGGSESVEEAMESYGSERWSRAFPLTVRANLVGALLQWDNPLVCSVRDNVVIPKLVRLGPMLEHTNFECEPLFGSSET; this is encoded by the exons ATGGTAGTGAAGAACGGAGATGGAAAAGAGCTTCGTTCTTTCACATTTAAAGATGAAGATCAAAG ccAAGAAGTCCGGGCGGTGGAGAGGAGAGTACTCTTGGAAACACTAGCTAACCAGCTGCCTCCAGAAACCATTAAGTTTTCTTCAAAACTGAAAACAATACAAAGCAATGCCAATGGTGACACTCAACTTGAACTCGAAGACGGAAGCAAACTGCTTGCAAAG ATTGTTATTGGCTGTGACGGTATCCGGTCTAAAGTAGCGACTTGGATGGGGTTCAGTGAGCCGAGATACGTTGGTCATTGCGCCTTCCGAGGACTTGGTTTCTATCCAGAAGGACAGCCATTTCAAAACAAGGTGAACTACATATACGGAAGAGGGATCCGAGCTGGATATGTACCTGTCTCTCCAACAAAGGTCTACTGGTTCATCTGTTTCAACAGCCCATCTCTAG GGCCGAAGATAACTGATCCAGCTATCCTCAAAAGAGAAGCCAAAGAACTGGTTAGCACCTGGCCTAAAGATCTGCAGGACCTCATTGACCTAACACCTGATGAAACAATCAGCAGGACTCCTCTTGTAGACAGGTGGCTATGGCCTGGCGTTGCTCCTACAGCATCGAAAGGCAGAGTGGTTCTTGTTGGAGATGCTTGGCACCCAATGACTCCAAATCTTGGTCAGGGTGCTTGCTGTGCCTTGGAAGATTCGGTTGTTCTTGCCAATAAACTTGCCGGTGCAATCAAGGGAGGGAGTGAATCAgttgaagaggcaatggagtcATATGGGAGCGAGAGATGGTCTCGGGCGTTCCCGTTGACGGTACGCGCAAATCTAGTTGGAGCACTTCTGCAGTGGGACAATCCTCTTGTGTGTTCCGTTAGGGACAATGTTGTTATACCAAAGTTAGTGAGGCTTGGACCAATGCTGGAACACACAAACTTTGAGTGTGAGCCACT
- the LOC103865468 gene encoding monooxygenase 2 isoform X1 gives MATSLLLPIYPQSPRRSLARSYRWYPVRTGSKPVSLTVTKAQTSGGDGEESIVIVGAGIGGLATAVSLHRLGVRSVVLEQAESLRTGGTSLTLFKNGWRVLDAISVGPQLRTQFLEIEGMVVKNGDGKELRSFTFKDEDQSQEVRAVERRVLLETLANQLPPETIKFSSKLKTIQSNANGDTQLELEDGSKLLAKIVIGCDGIRSKVATWMGFSEPRYVGHCAFRGLGFYPEGQPFQNKVNYIYGRGIRAGYVPVSPTKVYWFICFNSPSLGPKITDPAILKREAKELVSTWPKDLQDLIDLTPDETISRTPLVDRWLWPGVAPTASKGRVVLVGDAWHPMTPNLGQGACCALEDSVVLANKLAGAIKGGSESVEEAMESYGSERWSRAFPLTVRANLVGALLQWDNPLVCSVRDNVVIPKLVRLGPMLEHTNFECEPLFGSSET, from the exons ATGGCAACGTCTCTTCTGCTTCCGATCTATCCTCAGTCACCTCGCCGATCTTTAGCAAGAAGCTATAGATGGTATCCGGTTCGAACCGGTTCAAAACCGGTTAGTTTAACCGTGACCAAAGCTCAAACAAGCGGTGGTGATGGAGAGGAAAGCATAGTGATTGTCGGCGCCGGTATTGGCGGTCTCGCAACCGCCGTTTCTCTTCACCG TCTTGGAGTCCGGTCCGTGGTGCTGGAGCAAGCAGAGTCGCTTCGAACCGGAGGAACCTCGTTGACGCTATTCAAGAACGGGTGGCGTGTTCTTGACGCTATCTCCGTAGGACCTCAGCTCCGGACGCAGTTCCTAGAAATCGAAGG GATGGTAGTGAAGAACGGAGATGGAAAAGAGCTTCGTTCTTTCACATTTAAAGATGAAGATCAAAG ccAAGAAGTCCGGGCGGTGGAGAGGAGAGTACTCTTGGAAACACTAGCTAACCAGCTGCCTCCAGAAACCATTAAGTTTTCTTCAAAACTGAAAACAATACAAAGCAATGCCAATGGTGACACTCAACTTGAACTCGAAGACGGAAGCAAACTGCTTGCAAAG ATTGTTATTGGCTGTGACGGTATCCGGTCTAAAGTAGCGACTTGGATGGGGTTCAGTGAGCCGAGATACGTTGGTCATTGCGCCTTCCGAGGACTTGGTTTCTATCCAGAAGGACAGCCATTTCAAAACAAGGTGAACTACATATACGGAAGAGGGATCCGAGCTGGATATGTACCTGTCTCTCCAACAAAGGTCTACTGGTTCATCTGTTTCAACAGCCCATCTCTAG GGCCGAAGATAACTGATCCAGCTATCCTCAAAAGAGAAGCCAAAGAACTGGTTAGCACCTGGCCTAAAGATCTGCAGGACCTCATTGACCTAACACCTGATGAAACAATCAGCAGGACTCCTCTTGTAGACAGGTGGCTATGGCCTGGCGTTGCTCCTACAGCATCGAAAGGCAGAGTGGTTCTTGTTGGAGATGCTTGGCACCCAATGACTCCAAATCTTGGTCAGGGTGCTTGCTGTGCCTTGGAAGATTCGGTTGTTCTTGCCAATAAACTTGCCGGTGCAATCAAGGGAGGGAGTGAATCAgttgaagaggcaatggagtcATATGGGAGCGAGAGATGGTCTCGGGCGTTCCCGTTGACGGTACGCGCAAATCTAGTTGGAGCACTTCTGCAGTGGGACAATCCTCTTGTGTGTTCCGTTAGGGACAATGTTGTTATACCAAAGTTAGTGAGGCTTGGACCAATGCTGGAACACACAAACTTTGAGTGTGAGCCACT
- the LOC103865467 gene encoding glucomannan 4-beta-mannosyltransferase 7, whose amino-acid sequence MSPLTSFHRIAHDTFSSFLLSLDGSFLLGSEDVVNTRISLWWEQARAIVVVRFFKFLVALCLIMSVMYFVEVMYMGIVVAYVKLFKRKPEKVYKWEAMENDAECGSKSFPMVLVQIPMYNEKEVCEQSIAAACKISWPSNRIIIQVLDDSTDPASKELVRRECERWSREGVNITFEIRDNRNGYKAGALREGMKHSYVKQCDYIAIFDADFQPEPDFLHRTVPFLIHNPKLALVQGRWEFVNADQCMMTRLQEMSLSYHFTVEQQVGSSTFAFFGFNGTAGVWRISALNESGGWNDQTTVEDMDIAVRATLRGWKLLYIDDLKVKSELPCSFNALRSQQHRWTCGPANLFRKMAGQIIRSENVSLWKKLYMLYSFFFMRKVVAHILTFCFYCVILPATVLFPEVTVPKWAAFYLPALITLFIAIGKPRSVYLLAFWVLFENAMSMLRTKALVMGLFETGRVQEWVVTEKLGDGLKNKLIGQVPNEHQVRFRARVHFLELVLGVYLLFCGCYDIIYGKNKLYLYVYLLMQSAAFFVVGFGFVGK is encoded by the exons ATGTCTCCTCTTACAAGCTTCCACCGTATTGCTCACGACACATTCTCCTCCTTCCTACTCTCACTg GACGGATCTTTCTTACTGGGTTCAGAAGATGTCGTTAATACCCGGATCAGCCTCTGGTGGGAGCAAGCGAGAGCTATAGTAGTTGTGCGCTTCTTCAAATTCCTGGTGGCTCTATGCTTGATCATGTCTGTGATGTACTTCGTTGAGGTCATGTACATGGGGATTGTGGTAGCGTATGTCAAGTTATTCAAGAGAAAACCAGAGAAAGTTTACAAATGGGAAGCTATGGAGAATGATGCTGAATGTGGCAGTAAAAGCTTCCCTATGGTTCTGGTGCAAATACCTATGTACAATGAAAAAGAG GTTTGTGAGCAATCAATTGCTGCTGCTTGCAAAATCTCATGGCCATCAAATCGTATTATAATTCAAGTGCTTGATGACTCCACTGATCCAGCAAGTAAG GAACTGGTGAGAAGGGAATGTGAAAGATGGTCAAGAGAAGGCGTCAACATAACTTTTGAGATAAGAGATAACAGGAACGGATACAAAGCTGGCGCGTTGAGAGAAGGAATGAAGCATAGCTATGTGAAGCAGTGTGACTATATTGCTATCTTTGATGCTGACTTCCAGCCTGAACCTGACTTCCTCCACCGTACTGTTCCTTTCTTAATTCACAATCCCAAGTTAGCACTTGTTCAAGGCCGGTGGGAGTTTG TTAATGCGGATCAATGCATGATGACAAGACTGCAGGAGATGTCTCTAAGCTACCATTTCACAGTAGAGCAACAAGTTGGATCTTCAACATTTGCCTTCTTTGGTTTCAATG GAACGGCTGGTGTCTGGAGAATCTCAGCACTGAATGAGTCTGGAGGATGGAATGACCAGACAACAGTTGAAGACATGGACATAGCTGTAAGAGCCACACTCAGAGGCTGGAAATTACTATATATAGATGATCTCAAG GTGAAAAGTGAGTTACCTTGTTCATTCAACGCCCTCCGTAGCCAGCAGCATAGATGGACTTGTGGCCCTGCCAATCTATTCAGGAAAATGGCTGGACAAATAATAAGAAGCGAGAATGTTTCTCTATGGAAGAAGCTGTATATGTTGTATAGCTTCTTCTTTATGCGCAAGGTCGTGGCTCACATCCTCACCTTCTGCTTCTACTGTGTTATCTTGCCAGCAACTGTTCTGTTCCCAGAAGTCACAGTTCCTAAATGGGCTGCGTTTTATCTCCCTGCTTTGATCACTCTCTTTATCGCAATCGGTAAACCAAGATCAGTCTACCTGTTGGCGTTTTGGGTTCTGTTTGAGAATGCAATGTCCATGCTTAGAACAAAGGCTCTGGTCATGGGCTTGTTTGAGACAGGAAGAGTACAAGAATGGGTTGTGACAGAGAAACTAGGTGATGGCCTCAAGAACAAGCTGATTGGGCAAGTACCTAATGAACATCAAGTCAGATTCAGAGCTAG GGTGCATTTTCTGGAACTAGTGCTTGGAGTGTACTTGTTGTTCTGTGGATGCTACGATATCATCTATGGGAAGAACAAACTTTATCTCTATGTGTACCTTCTAATGCAGTCAGCAGCCTTCTTCGTTGTTGGTTTTGGATTTGTGGGCAAATAA